DNA from Culex pipiens pallens isolate TS unplaced genomic scaffold, TS_CPP_V2 Cpp_Un0054, whole genome shotgun sequence:
CGACGCGGAGAGATCTTTCCGCAAGTTCAAGCTGATTGCCGAGGATGTTCATGGCCGCAACGTGCTGTGCAACTTCCACGGAATGGACTTGACCACCGACAAACTGCGGTAAGTGTTTTaggtttgagttttttttgttgggggTCATAACCTTAAAACTTTTGTGAGCGCggttggatgtaaacaaacggATGTTGACCGGAAATTTGCTTTCGCTTCCCCCAGGTCCATGGTCAAGAAGTGGCAGACCCTGATCGAGTGCTCGGTCGATGTCAAGACCACCGACAACTACCTGCTGCGTGTGTTCTGCATCGGCTTCACCATCAAGGATCAGGTTTCGCAGCGTAAGACCTGCTACGCCCAGCATTCCCAGATCAAGGCCATCCGCAAGAACATGACCCAGATCATCACCAACAACGTGACGAGCTCGGACCTGAAGGAGGTCGTCAACAAGCTGCTGCCCGACTCCATCGCCAAGGACATTGAGAAGGCGTGCCAGGGAGTGTACCCGCTGCACGACGTCTACATCCGCAAGGTAATGGTTTGGCGGTGTGCGAAAGTGCAATGGCCGATTGTTAATTGTGTTTGTTTGATTCGCAGGTCAAGGTCCTGAAGAAGCCCCGCTTCGACCTGGCCAACCTGCTGGAGCTGCACGGCGATGGCGGTGGCAAGGGAGCCGAAGTGTCGACCGGTGCCGCCGAGGGTGGCGTCGTCGTGGACCGTCCCGAGGGATACGAACCGCCAGTGCAGGAATCGGTCTAAGGCGCGAGCGTGTGTTATTCTGAGAAATGTGTGTGTTCCCCCCCGTCAAGATACAGCAACTAAAACCAACTCGCTGATGGATGAAAAAAGAACAGAAATA
Protein-coding regions in this window:
- the LOC120421718 gene encoding 40S ribosomal protein S3a; the encoded protein is MAVGKNKGTSKGGKKGSKKKVVDPFTRKDWYDVKAPNMFSCRQVGKTLVNRTQGTRIASDGLKGRVFEVSLADLQNDTDAERSFRKFKLIAEDVHGRNVLCNFHGMDLTTDKLRSMVKKWQTLIECSVDVKTTDNYLLRVFCIGFTIKDQVSQRKTCYAQHSQIKAIRKNMTQIITNNVTSSDLKEVVNKLLPDSIAKDIEKACQGVYPLHDVYIRKVKVLKKPRFDLANLLELHGDGGGKGAEVSTGAAEGGVVVDRPEGYEPPVQESV